A stretch of the Bacillus sp. BGMRC 2118 genome encodes the following:
- a CDS encoding NADH-quinone oxidoreductase subunit J, with translation MSGEFIAFLLLALVAIAGGILMINLTKVVHMVLALVFSFISIAGIFVLLSAEFVAAVQILIYSGAITIIMLFGIMLTRHNDTSEPVSSIGKRILVLGGIAAFAITMYFGIYDLDLQSQAKDLHIDNTKQIGIELYTKYIIPFELTSVVLLVALVGAVILAKRDDKKEANEE, from the coding sequence ATGAGTGGCGAATTTATAGCATTTCTATTGTTAGCTCTAGTAGCCATTGCAGGCGGCATTCTCATGATTAACCTTACGAAAGTCGTTCACATGGTCTTGGCACTTGTTTTCTCGTTTATTAGTATTGCTGGAATTTTCGTACTGCTGTCTGCTGAATTTGTAGCAGCAGTACAAATCTTAATATACTCTGGTGCCATCACAATCATTATGTTATTTGGAATCATGTTAACGAGACATAATGACACGAGCGAGCCTGTTTCAAGCATTGGAAAGAGAATACTCGTGCTCGGTGGTATTGCCGCATTTGCCATTACGATGTATTTCGGCATATATGATTTAGACTTACAAAGTCAAGCGAAGGACCTGCACATTGATAACACGAAGCAAATCGGTATTGAGTTATACACAAAGTATATTATTCCGTTTGAGTTAACTTCTGTTGTCCTGTTAGTTGCATTAGTTGGTGCTGTTATTTTAGCAAAACGAGACGATAAAAAGGAGGCGAATGAGGAATGA
- the nuoK gene encoding NADH-quinone oxidoreductase subunit NuoK, with product MSSVPLSAYLVLALILFCIGLYGALTKRNAVIVLISIELMLNAANINLVAFSKYGVNPSITGQVFSLFSIAVAAAEAAVGLAILIALYRNRATVNVDEMNILKK from the coding sequence ATGAGTTCAGTTCCATTGTCTGCCTACCTTGTGTTAGCCTTAATTTTATTTTGTATCGGACTTTATGGCGCCTTAACAAAACGAAATGCTGTCATCGTTCTAATTTCTATTGAATTAATGTTAAATGCAGCTAATATCAACTTGGTAGCGTTTAGTAAGTACGGAGTAAATCCAAGCATTACAGGACAAGTTTTTTCATTATTCTCTATTGCTGTTGCAGCAGCTGAAGCAGCCGTTGGATTAGCGATTTTAATTGCACTTTATCGCAATAGAGCGACTGTTAATGTAGATGAGATGAACATTCTGAAAAAATAG
- the nuoI gene encoding NADH-quinone oxidoreductase subunit NuoI, giving the protein MLGLAKGLKYTLQNLTKKKVTYDYPNEPLPLPDRFRGIQKFYPEKCIVCNQCANICPTDCIQLTGKKHPDPAKKGKIIDTYDINFEICILCDLCTEVCPTEAIVMTNNFELAEYSRDFLFKNLEWLDENDENVRRENKA; this is encoded by the coding sequence ATGCTAGGATTAGCGAAAGGTTTGAAATATACCCTTCAAAACTTAACGAAAAAGAAAGTAACTTACGATTATCCAAATGAACCACTTCCCTTGCCGGATCGATTCAGAGGCATTCAAAAGTTTTATCCGGAAAAGTGTATTGTTTGTAATCAATGTGCCAATATATGTCCGACGGATTGCATTCAATTAACAGGGAAAAAACATCCTGATCCGGCCAAGAAAGGGAAGATTATCGACACATATGATATAAACTTTGAAATTTGTATTCTATGTGACCTTTGCACAGAAGTTTGTCCAACTGAAGCGATTGTCATGACAAACAATTTTGAATTAGCAGAGTATAGCCGTGATTTTTTATTCAAGAACTTAGAGTGGTTAGATGAAAATGATGAGAACGTAAGAAGGGAGAATAAAGCATGA